A stretch of DNA from Endozoicomonas sp. 8E:
TTACCCTCGTGCGTTATCCAACGGCAAGCCCGTCACGGTCTGGTGCAGTTACGACTATCTGTGTATGTCTCATAATGATCTGGTCATGGCCTCCGCCGTGGATGCCATCCAACAGCACGGCGTTGGCTCCGGCGGCTCTCGTAATATTGGTGGCACGCACCAATATCTCACTGAATTGGAAGTCTCGATTGCAGACTGGCATCAAAAAGAAGCTGCACTGGTTTACCCGACCGGTTACTCTTCAAACGATGCCACCTTGCAATGTTTACTGAGGATGTTCCCAAAGCTAATAATCTTTTCTGATGAAAAGAATCATGCCTCCATCATTAATGGCATTCGCTCATCTAAAAACCAAAAGCACATCTTCAGACACAATGACGCCGACCACCTCGAGTCACTTCTGAAAACCGTCGACATCGATTGCCCGAAACTGATCATCTTTGAATCCGTTTACTCTATGGATGGTGACATTGCCGACATCTTTGGGATTGTTACACTAGCGAAGAAATACAGATGCTTGACCTATTTGGATGAAGTACATGCCATAGGTATGTACGGCGCACGCGGGGCGGGGGTTGCGGAGGCCTTGGGACACGAATCGGATATCGACATCATACAAGGTACCATGGCGAAAGCCATCGGTGTGATTGGTGGCTACGTTGCTGGCAACCGAACCATTATCGACTTTATTCGCTCGTTTTCGTCCGGCTTTATCTTTACCACTTCATTGCCTCCAAGCATCGCCAAAGCCTGTTTAACCAGCATCAACCACTTGAAAGCCTCGGACTCTGAGCGCCAGAAGCTCAAGTTCAATACAGCGCTGTTGCGCGCGATTTTTGCGGAGTTGGGCATTCCCATCATGGGATGCTCAGAAACGCACATTTTGCCAGTCAAGATCGGCGACGCCCGGAAATGCAAACAAGCGGCTGATCTGCTGCTGAGCAAGCATGGGATTTACATTCAGTCGATCAACTCAGCAACCGTCGAGGTAGGCGCCAGGCGCTTCCGGATCAATGCAACACCCAATCACACCGAGACGCATATTCGTCACCTCGCTGAGGCAATCAAGAGCGTGTTCGTTGAGCTAGAAATCGATCAAACTGTTGCGCTTGGGTGAGCCAGAGTGAACAAGGGTTGTAAACATGGATAATTACACGCTTTCACAGATCCTGGTATCCATTGCTATTGTGTTTGACCTGTTGTCTTTCCAGTTCAAAACACGCAAACACGTGGTGTTGTGCCTGTTTATTGCGGGAGTGTTGATTGCGACGCACTTTTACTTACTCAATGCTTTCACAGCGGCCGTGGTTATGACGATTGCGTCAATACGCTATCTGACCAGTTACTTTTCGTCTCGGCCCGGGGTAAGAAACCTGTTTTTGATTATCAATGGTGTGACACTCTTTGTTACTTACGAGTCTTTCATCAGTCTCGTGGCTTTCGTCGGCTCCTGCCTGCAAACGATAGGCGCATTCAGTAAAGACGATCGTGAGATGAGACTGATCATGATGGTGGGGACGGTAGTTTGGTTGAGCCACAACGTTCTTGTCCTGTCCCCGATGGCCGTCGTCATGGAAGTGCTGTTCCTGCTAAGTAACATCGTGGCCTACCTGAGGTTCTACAACAAGAGCCCAATAGTGACAAAGTCCGAGTACTGAGCTTTACGTCTGTTTCATTCCAGCCAATGAACAGACATCTGGCTCCCATCGCTTGAGCGCCTCATTGAGGTTCTCTGTGTAGTGGCGTGTCATATATGACGACTGACGCCAAATGTTCCGTTTGCTTTTTTGCTCTGGGTCAATAACAGGTTAATCTCCTTACGAAACCTTCACAACACAGTTGAACTGGTACGTTGTGACCGGTTACATTTCGTCCCAAACCATTCGCTGCCTATCGACTGTCTGCCTGTTTGAGTTCCACGGGGTTTTGATTGAGGTTTGTGCGGTGACGTTAATATCTAAGGGGTAACTATTTTGAACATTCTTGGCTATATGCAGAGACTGGGTAAGGCATTGATGCTGCCGATTGCCACACTGCCTATTGCGGCAATCCTGCTGCGCCTGGGGCAGCCTGACCTGCTGGATATTGCCTTTGTCGCAGAAGCGGGTAACGCTATTTTCAGTAA
This window harbors:
- the hemA gene encoding 5-aminolevulinate synthase, yielding MYEIMESQLARIKQSGEYRIFTDINRIGCNYPRALSNGKPVTVWCSYDYLCMSHNDLVMASAVDAIQQHGVGSGGSRNIGGTHQYLTELEVSIADWHQKEAALVYPTGYSSNDATLQCLLRMFPKLIIFSDEKNHASIINGIRSSKNQKHIFRHNDADHLESLLKTVDIDCPKLIIFESVYSMDGDIADIFGIVTLAKKYRCLTYLDEVHAIGMYGARGAGVAEALGHESDIDIIQGTMAKAIGVIGGYVAGNRTIIDFIRSFSSGFIFTTSLPPSIAKACLTSINHLKASDSERQKLKFNTALLRAIFAELGIPIMGCSETHILPVKIGDARKCKQAADLLLSKHGIYIQSINSATVEVGARRFRINATPNHTETHIRHLAEAIKSVFVELEIDQTVALG
- a CDS encoding YgjV family protein — its product is MDNYTLSQILVSIAIVFDLLSFQFKTRKHVVLCLFIAGVLIATHFYLLNAFTAAVVMTIASIRYLTSYFSSRPGVRNLFLIINGVTLFVTYESFISLVAFVGSCLQTIGAFSKDDREMRLIMMVGTVVWLSHNVLVLSPMAVVMEVLFLLSNIVAYLRFYNKSPIVTKSEY